A genomic window from Periweissella cryptocerci includes:
- a CDS encoding TatD family hydrolase yields the protein MLIDAHFHNSVGLLPLQHLNHIQGIVNSDSLEELEYNRANNQNYISFGIHPWKAEQVPADLAALLASVAIIGEIGMDSVWTQVDLAVQQDVFEQQLAIAVKQHKPVVLHTKGQEREILALIRNYPNRYLIHWYATPDYLAEYLALDTYFTAGPDVFTDKAVQKVAQQVPLQRVLVESDGIDAIAWAQNIAVENVDYVATLQASYQYLAALHGIGVNELELILADNFQRFVHGDS from the coding sequence ATGCTAATTGATGCTCATTTTCACAATAGTGTAGGTTTATTGCCATTACAGCACCTAAACCACATTCAAGGAATTGTGAACAGTGATTCCTTAGAAGAATTAGAGTATAATCGTGCCAATAATCAAAATTACATTAGTTTTGGTATTCACCCATGGAAAGCAGAGCAAGTTCCAGCTGATTTGGCAGCGCTATTAGCCTCGGTCGCAATTATCGGTGAAATTGGTATGGATAGTGTCTGGACACAGGTCGATTTAGCGGTGCAACAGGATGTCTTTGAACAGCAACTGGCAATTGCGGTTAAACAACACAAGCCAGTTGTGCTCCATACCAAAGGCCAAGAACGGGAAATCCTTGCGTTAATCCGTAATTATCCTAATCGCTACTTAATTCATTGGTATGCCACTCCAGATTATTTAGCAGAATATCTAGCATTAGATACGTATTTTACCGCCGGGCCTGATGTTTTCACGGATAAAGCAGTTCAGAAAGTTGCCCAACAAGTGCCACTGCAACGTGTCTTGGTAGAATCTGATGGCATCGACGCAATCGCTTGGGCGCAAAATATAGCCGTTGAAAATGTTGATTACGTTGCGACCTTGCAAGCCAGCTATCAATATCTTGCCGCGCTACACGGTATTGGGGTAAATGAATTAGAGTTGATTCTGGCTGATAATTTTCAGCGGTTTGTGCACGGGGATTCTTAG
- a CDS encoding MucBP domain-containing protein produces the protein MEIRLLNQETKHHYKMYKRGKQWIYASLATVTLLSGLGATPSILAAEVTDSTTEPSTSVLDTDSQVPSNEDAAPELPVITAPDALPAVDLHAVTVPDKVTAKAPNQAPTKKVAASTNTSTAKVTNSKTDAKQTVVPEEKKVSTTKAKAPRDGVAHTFTIGDLNMATLPFQPGYNAFQGFSDNFINNYYPTWDGALNFPAGVGLETVGHVNSGAWDGTKGRPQNRITSVDFSTLVGLSYFSPNVFGDHPSSLNHITVPKLPNLTAASIYAGAFIDVAPGGIVTPKTADAVATAQLFVDNINNGNNFTGVNRWNISGSMTYKYVDENNTEIATAVTEDGLLGDSYTAPATPSVPGYGNPQLAAGSSATGNLTGGPQETTYQYQTKTKPFTISYVDIHGQTISNPLTTSGVIDDITVADPYISDAFDLPQETITDDPDLANYVYKELQRSTDDGGWESIMPANLPATYAENDGHNYRFVYSELSTVTQMYLDEAGNQIQVDSDHRTIRDENGTAYDYTFAADTDDFYANGAPKLTGYDEPELTANSAPVTGNIVYTEQKIVIYQYKTIAKPGMIYRVDTNGQEIADPEPIAGHITDSLTLRSAVDGYTLKELYFGDTAATTKSRKVPTLNWQRNDALADTTFSLGTNAGHSYKLVYAKNTPGNNSDKTNTGDITPPAKTETPNDNNGTTPPPVSDGGGSTATAQTGKPSKKPTPSALPASGGNNSNPNTTSTTSAPKTAEKHTTLPKSGKITNYVITVLGMLVLVGAFGMAWFNKKRKS, from the coding sequence ATGGAGATTAGATTATTGAATCAAGAAACGAAACACCATTATAAAATGTACAAACGGGGTAAACAGTGGATTTATGCCAGCTTGGCCACAGTTACCTTACTGAGTGGTTTGGGTGCAACACCCAGTATTTTGGCCGCAGAGGTAACGGATTCGACAACGGAGCCCTCGACTAGCGTGCTAGATACAGATAGTCAGGTGCCTTCAAATGAGGATGCTGCACCCGAACTTCCAGTCATTACTGCACCAGATGCGTTACCAGCGGTTGACCTACATGCTGTGACAGTGCCAGACAAAGTTACAGCTAAAGCGCCAAATCAGGCACCAACGAAAAAAGTTGCCGCTTCAACGAATACGTCGACCGCAAAAGTTACCAACTCCAAAACAGATGCTAAACAAACCGTTGTGCCTGAAGAAAAAAAAGTATCTACTACAAAGGCTAAAGCACCACGTGATGGGGTTGCCCATACTTTTACAATAGGTGATTTAAATATGGCTACACTTCCATTTCAACCTGGTTATAACGCATTCCAAGGATTTTCCGATAATTTCATAAATAACTACTACCCAACTTGGGATGGTGCGCTTAATTTTCCTGCCGGAGTGGGCTTAGAAACTGTTGGTCACGTAAATTCAGGTGCATGGGATGGGACTAAGGGTCGTCCTCAAAACAGAATAACCAGCGTTGACTTCAGTACTTTAGTTGGTTTGAGTTACTTCAGTCCCAACGTATTTGGGGATCATCCTTCATCACTTAACCATATTACGGTCCCTAAATTGCCCAATCTAACCGCTGCTAGTATTTATGCCGGTGCTTTCATAGACGTTGCACCGGGTGGAATCGTCACACCAAAAACAGCTGATGCCGTCGCAACCGCACAATTGTTTGTTGATAACATCAACAATGGTAATAACTTCACTGGTGTCAATCGGTGGAACATCAGCGGTTCAATGACTTATAAATATGTGGATGAAAACAATACTGAAATTGCCACGGCGGTTACTGAAGATGGACTCCTTGGCGATTCTTATACTGCCCCTGCTACACCATCTGTACCAGGCTATGGTAATCCCCAACTGGCAGCTGGTTCATCAGCAACTGGCAATCTAACTGGCGGACCACAAGAAACAACTTACCAATATCAAACCAAAACCAAACCGTTTACGATTAGTTATGTCGATATCCACGGTCAAACGATTTCAAATCCACTGACCACTAGCGGTGTCATTGACGACATTACCGTTGCTGATCCGTACATTAGCGACGCATTTGATTTACCACAAGAAACAATCACCGATGATCCAGACTTAGCAAATTACGTGTACAAAGAATTACAACGTAGCACGGATGATGGTGGCTGGGAATCGATTATGCCTGCTAATTTACCAGCGACGTATGCCGAAAACGATGGTCACAACTATCGCTTTGTGTATTCTGAATTAAGTACCGTGACGCAAATGTATCTCGATGAAGCTGGTAACCAAATTCAAGTGGACAGCGACCACCGCACAATTCGTGATGAAAACGGCACGGCGTATGATTACACATTTGCCGCAGATACCGATGATTTTTATGCTAACGGTGCCCCTAAATTAACTGGCTACGATGAACCAGAGCTTACGGCAAATTCAGCACCAGTAACTGGTAACATTGTTTACACTGAGCAAAAAATTGTCATTTATCAGTACAAGACGATTGCTAAGCCCGGCATGATTTATCGCGTTGATACCAACGGTCAAGAAATTGCGGATCCCGAACCGATTGCCGGACATATTACCGATTCCTTGACATTGCGGTCCGCCGTCGATGGTTATACTCTCAAAGAACTCTACTTCGGTGACACTGCTGCCACTACTAAATCGCGGAAAGTTCCAACCCTCAATTGGCAACGGAACGACGCGTTAGCCGACACGACATTTTCACTTGGCACTAACGCTGGTCACAGTTACAAGTTAGTGTACGCCAAGAATACGCCTGGCAATAACAGTGATAAAACAAATACTGGTGATATCACGCCACCTGCTAAAACAGAAACACCAAATGATAATAATGGCACGACCCCACCACCAGTTAGTGATGGTGGCGGTAGCACGGCTACTGCTCAAACCGGTAAGCCATCAAAGAAGCCGACACCATCAGCGCTGCCAGCTTCTGGTGGCAATAACAGCAACCCGAACACCACTAGCACCACCAGTGCTCCCAAAACTGCGGAGAAACACACCACGCTTCCTAAATCTGGGAAAATTACTAATTATGTAATTACGGTCCTCGGTATGCTGGTACTCGTTGGCGCATTCGGGATGGCTTGGTTTAATAAGAAACGTAAGTCATAA